Proteins from a genomic interval of Croceicoccus naphthovorans:
- a CDS encoding J domain-containing protein, translated as MMKIVILAVVAGIACRMLFGCWPWQLWSESQKSQDAAQARALLGVSRMATREEIVAAHRKAITTAHPDKGGSTEEVHRIDAARDLLLEQTGPKSDL; from the coding sequence ATGATGAAGATCGTCATCCTTGCCGTGGTGGCGGGGATCGCGTGCCGCATGCTGTTCGGGTGCTGGCCGTGGCAGCTGTGGTCTGAGTCGCAAAAGTCACAGGATGCGGCGCAGGCGCGCGCTCTTTTGGGCGTGTCGCGCATGGCGACGCGAGAGGAAATCGTGGCCGCCCATCGCAAGGCGATCACCACCGCACACCCGGACAAGGGCGGTTCCACCGAAGAGGTACACCGTATTGACGCGGCCCGCGACTTGCTGCTGGAACAAACAGGCCCCAAAAGCGACTTATGA